The following proteins come from a genomic window of Alicyclobacillus dauci:
- a CDS encoding GNAT family N-acetyltransferase translates to MDNQVDGVNVSRVEELNAGHVNDVMRLIDRVGWSVPMERLRLHFRVGQVLGYFNDNTLAGTVTIFPWQKDIVGVGNLIVHPAYQRRGIGQRLLEHAMSAGDVRVQLIATDEGYPLYRKNGFQVTGEIVRLSRNASPGADGHPAIVDKNTRVYRVTRVSDMDEADLQCLIDFDRRVSQVDRATLYRGLCHSLDTYIITATANFDELGGAIVYALEGDRIRIGPVLGQTPAHARRLFETCIGDFHGPVNLDMLADSKELLSAAERAGFTASRTSPFMERVGSLPPLSNTGRFALFDAAMG, encoded by the coding sequence ATGGACAACCAAGTTGACGGCGTGAACGTATCGCGGGTGGAGGAACTCAATGCTGGTCACGTTAACGATGTGATGCGACTCATCGATCGCGTTGGGTGGTCTGTTCCAATGGAACGACTGCGGCTACACTTTCGGGTGGGACAAGTACTGGGTTATTTCAATGACAATACATTGGCCGGAACAGTGACCATCTTCCCTTGGCAGAAAGATATTGTTGGTGTGGGAAACCTCATCGTCCATCCGGCGTACCAACGACGTGGCATCGGTCAACGACTGTTGGAGCACGCGATGTCGGCGGGTGACGTGCGGGTTCAACTAATCGCTACGGACGAGGGATACCCGCTATATCGAAAGAACGGGTTTCAGGTGACAGGCGAGATCGTTCGACTTAGTCGAAATGCATCTCCGGGTGCTGACGGGCACCCTGCCATCGTCGATAAGAACACTAGAGTGTACCGGGTCACCCGCGTGTCAGACATGGACGAAGCGGATCTTCAGTGCCTCATTGACTTTGACCGCCGAGTCTCACAGGTGGACCGCGCCACACTGTACAGAGGTCTGTGTCATTCGTTGGACACCTATATCATCACGGCAACAGCGAACTTCGATGAGCTTGGTGGAGCCATTGTCTATGCGCTGGAAGGGGATCGAATTCGAATCGGTCCGGTGCTGGGGCAAACGCCCGCCCATGCAAGACGACTTTTTGAAACCTGCATTGGTGATTTCCACGGACCAGTGAATTTGGATATGCTGGCGGACTCAAAGGAACTATTGTCGGCGGCGGAACGAGCGGGCTTCACCGCCTCACGGACTTCCCCCTTCATGGAACGAGTCGGTTCCTTGCCACCGTTGTCGAATACGGGCCGCTTCGCCCTGTTCGACGCCGCAATGGGTTGA
- the purU gene encoding formyltetrahydrofolate deformylase: MIHENRGRLLIACPDRRGIVASVAQFLYDREANIAASDQYSTDVEGGTLFMRIEFDRDGLVTYEEQLCSEFSQLAKSYEMEWRYAPARQRKRVAVFVSKELHCLQELLWEWQSGQLECDIAMVVSNHRDAEPLVQSLGIPFHYIPVDPADKTRAEREQLQLLEGNVDLVVLARYMQILSGAFLAHYRERVINIHHSFLPAFIGRNPYQRAYDRGVKLIGATAHYVTEDLDEGPIIEQDVTRVDHRYNASALRIAGRQVERAVLARAVKWHLEDKVIVHGNKTIVFA, translated from the coding sequence ATGATACACGAAAACCGAGGTCGTTTGCTGATTGCTTGTCCCGATAGACGGGGAATCGTCGCGTCCGTCGCCCAGTTTCTGTATGACCGTGAAGCCAATATCGCCGCGTCTGATCAGTACTCAACCGATGTGGAAGGCGGCACGCTGTTCATGCGGATCGAGTTTGACAGAGACGGACTGGTGACGTATGAAGAACAACTGTGCTCCGAGTTTTCGCAGCTTGCGAAAAGCTATGAGATGGAATGGCGCTATGCGCCCGCGCGTCAACGCAAACGCGTAGCTGTGTTCGTATCCAAAGAGCTCCATTGTCTGCAGGAGCTGCTCTGGGAGTGGCAGAGCGGACAACTGGAATGTGACATTGCCATGGTGGTGAGCAATCACCGAGATGCCGAGCCGCTTGTTCAATCACTCGGCATACCGTTTCACTACATCCCTGTCGATCCCGCCGACAAGACCCGCGCCGAACGCGAACAGTTGCAGCTTCTAGAGGGTAACGTCGACTTAGTGGTACTCGCCCGCTACATGCAAATTCTGTCGGGCGCGTTCCTCGCACATTACCGGGAACGGGTCATTAACATCCACCACTCATTTCTACCCGCGTTTATTGGTCGAAATCCGTACCAACGGGCGTATGACCGCGGGGTGAAGCTGATTGGAGCCACAGCCCACTATGTCACGGAAGACTTGGACGAAGGCCCTATCATCGAACAAGATGTCACGCGAGTGGATCACCGCTACAATGCATCAGCGCTCCGTATCGCCGGACGCCAAGTCGAGAGGGCCGTCCTAGCACGGGCCGTCAAATGGCACCTGGAGGACAAAGTCATCGTTCACGGAAACAAGACCATCGTCTTTGCATAA
- a CDS encoding cytochrome P450 produces the protein MEANTLDMSLMMGQLQRDRYAVYEMLRTTAPVLAEPGQTPFRSFTTWHLTRYDDCLAVLRDNRFIHEARKHLDASQFGDPSPNHMSLAKSHRNWMLFRDPPDHTRLRSLVQRAFTPKMVASLRPRIEQTTSFLLDEMADNTDVDLVRTLAYPLPVVIIAELLGVPMQDREQFRDWSNALFQSLDLIANNETWDEASRAVEALRDYFRQIVQARSIQPQNDLISGMVRARDESESLSEDELLDNCVLMLVAGHETTVNLIGNAVFLMLTHPDQLALLKADATLVPNAIEEVLRLESPIQVTERFVREDVELAGVTMRKGDYVKPWIGSANRDPNKFPNPNRFDITREPGRHLSFGQGIHFCLGAPLARLEGTVALQMLFERFPDAELLGDDGYVWKPSVLTRSLERLMLKLHG, from the coding sequence TTGGAAGCAAACACCTTGGATATGAGTCTCATGATGGGGCAATTGCAGCGTGATCGATACGCGGTTTACGAAATGCTTCGCACCACGGCACCCGTGCTGGCCGAGCCGGGACAAACGCCATTCCGATCATTTACCACGTGGCACTTGACCCGGTACGACGATTGTTTGGCCGTCTTGCGCGACAACCGATTTATCCATGAGGCTCGAAAACACCTCGACGCGAGCCAATTTGGCGATCCCTCCCCTAACCACATGTCCCTGGCTAAGTCCCACCGAAACTGGATGCTGTTTCGCGATCCCCCAGATCACACACGACTCCGCAGTCTTGTCCAACGCGCATTCACGCCGAAAATGGTTGCAAGCCTCCGCCCTCGCATTGAGCAGACGACGAGCTTCCTCCTCGACGAAATGGCAGACAACACGGACGTCGATCTCGTCCGCACCCTCGCATATCCACTTCCCGTCGTCATTATTGCCGAGCTGCTCGGTGTTCCCATGCAGGATCGGGAACAATTTCGAGACTGGTCAAACGCGCTCTTTCAATCCCTCGATCTCATCGCCAACAACGAGACCTGGGACGAAGCCAGCCGAGCAGTCGAAGCATTGCGTGATTACTTCCGACAAATCGTCCAGGCGAGATCGATACAGCCCCAGAATGACCTCATTTCCGGCATGGTCCGCGCCCGCGACGAAAGCGAGTCGCTGTCCGAGGATGAACTGCTCGACAACTGCGTTCTCATGCTCGTTGCGGGACACGAGACAACGGTGAACCTCATCGGCAACGCCGTCTTTCTGATGTTAACCCATCCAGATCAACTGGCACTGCTCAAAGCGGACGCCACGCTTGTGCCTAACGCCATTGAAGAGGTGCTGCGTCTCGAGTCGCCCATCCAAGTGACGGAGCGGTTCGTCCGTGAAGACGTGGAACTCGCGGGCGTTACGATGCGAAAAGGAGACTACGTCAAGCCTTGGATCGGGTCAGCAAACCGCGATCCCAACAAGTTTCCGAATCCCAACCGTTTTGATATCACTCGAGAACCAGGCCGGCACCTGTCATTTGGCCAAGGCATTCACTTCTGTTTGGGCGCCCCGCTCGCACGGTTGGAGGGAACTGTTGCTCTGCAGATGTTGTTTGAACGGTTCCCGGATGCTGAATTACTTGGTGACGATGGATACGTTTGGAAGCCGTCGGTGCTGACGAGATCGCTGGAGCGGCTGATGTTGAAGTTACACGGCTAG
- a CDS encoding PaaI family thioesterase — MGYDYCFVCGDKNPHGLHIKFQQDGDSVWAEFHCEERHIGWPNVQHGGITSSILDEASAYVPLNMGLVTVTAELNISFKSPIRVGETVRVEAHPTKTTKRLLLVEASLVSDKGEVKATSKAKMLVLSKEKQEQMGIEAAQ; from the coding sequence GTGGGCTATGATTATTGTTTTGTCTGCGGCGACAAAAATCCGCATGGACTCCATATCAAATTCCAACAAGACGGCGATTCGGTATGGGCTGAGTTTCACTGTGAGGAACGACATATCGGTTGGCCAAACGTCCAGCATGGCGGGATTACATCCTCCATCCTCGACGAAGCGTCGGCATACGTACCCCTGAACATGGGACTTGTAACGGTAACGGCCGAACTCAACATCTCCTTCAAGTCGCCCATCAGAGTCGGCGAAACAGTGCGTGTCGAAGCGCACCCCACCAAAACCACGAAGCGCCTCTTGCTTGTCGAGGCCAGCCTCGTCAGCGACAAAGGTGAGGTCAAAGCGACCTCAAAAGCAAAAATGCTCGTTCTGTCCAAAGAGAAGCAAGAGCAGATGGGGATTGAAGCGGCTCAGTAG
- a CDS encoding cysteine hydrolase family protein: protein MIKIEKYSVPTLYYEFAPAGESKIAPDPRKTALLIVDMQNQFVNKDYGDADDARSKGMWDKWAYFYNRLEEIVIPNNKKLLEYFRSKKMEVTFGRIACFHKDGRDRSPVQRRPGWNNILLPIGTYGAEIIDELKPLSDEIVVEKTTDSVLMGTNYERILRNMGIEWVVVTGVVTDQCVASTVRNLADAGFDVILVEDCCCAATKALHEAEIMIMNQIYCRVMCTDEVIDLFDNLSEASK, encoded by the coding sequence ATGATAAAAATAGAAAAATATAGCGTACCGACGTTGTACTATGAATTTGCTCCGGCAGGAGAAAGCAAAATTGCTCCTGACCCAAGAAAAACTGCCTTGTTGATTGTCGACATGCAAAACCAGTTTGTTAACAAGGATTACGGTGACGCAGACGATGCTAGAAGCAAAGGTATGTGGGATAAATGGGCGTATTTCTATAATCGCTTAGAAGAAATTGTGATTCCAAATAACAAAAAGTTGCTGGAGTATTTTCGCTCAAAAAAGATGGAGGTGACTTTTGGCCGGATCGCTTGTTTCCACAAAGATGGCCGTGACAGGTCACCCGTGCAGAGGCGACCGGGTTGGAACAATATCCTGCTGCCAATTGGCACGTATGGCGCTGAAATCATCGATGAATTAAAACCTTTGAGCGATGAAATTGTCGTAGAAAAAACGACTGACAGTGTGCTGATGGGAACTAACTATGAACGGATCCTTAGAAATATGGGGATTGAGTGGGTGGTGGTCACCGGGGTTGTCACCGACCAGTGTGTCGCTTCTACTGTGAGAAATCTCGCCGACGCCGGATTTGACGTCATTCTTGTCGAGGACTGTTGTTGCGCAGCTACCAAAGCCCTTCACGAGGCGGAAATCATGATCATGAACCAGATCTATTGCCGTGTGATGTGTACAGATGAAGTGATAGACCTCTTTGATAATCTTTCAGAAGCGAGCAAGTAG